From Clarias gariepinus isolate MV-2021 ecotype Netherlands chromosome 2, CGAR_prim_01v2, whole genome shotgun sequence, one genomic window encodes:
- the LOC128518086 gene encoding uncharacterized protein LOC128518086, translated as MDCGKKLKGLEETNQPQGECATSTYLATVRFEPPTLQVHNKLIFILWFIIGVGSISADSQFISAQVGDTAILPCKASEVSTQTHVYWETDSQEVFTRWGGSSLSGPGYEGRVDVPEDELRKGSCCLMLRNVSVTDAAVYRSYIRTHPGHTSSPKRSATANWHLIQNVTLSVQVMKVRDDARLYHPHPWMIALPILTSFHPALLHSPAG; from the exons atggactgtgggaagaaactgaagggcctggaggaaaccaaccaaccaCAGGGAGAATGTGCAACCTCCACCTATTTGGCAACAGTGAGATTTGAACCTCCGACTCTGCAG GTTCATAACAAGCTCATCTTCATCTTGTGGTTCATCATTGGTGTGG GCTCCATCTCTGCAGACTCCCAGTTCATATCAGCACAAGTAGGAGACACAGCTATCCTGCCATGTAAAGCGAGTGAGGTGTCCACTCAAACACACGTCTACTGGGAAACTGATTCTCAGGAAGTTTTTACGCGATGGGGAGGGTCCTCGCTCTCAGGTCCAGGATACGAGGGTCGTGTGGACGTTCCTGAGGACGAGCTACGTAAAGGAAGCTGTTGTCTGATGTTGAGGAATGTCAGCGTTACTGATGCTGCTGTGTACAGGAGTTACATCAGGACACACCCAGGACACACAAGTTCACCCAAGAGGTCTGCAACCGCAAACTGGCATCTTATCCAGAATGTTACGCTCTCCGTTCAGG TTATGAAAGTCAGAG ATGATGCACGGCTGTACCACCCTCACCCATGGATGATAGCGCTCCCTATTTTGACGTCTTTTCATCCAGCCCTTTTACATTCTCCTGCAGGATGA